CTTCTGTTTCTTTCATCTCGGTGATGTCCCTGAGAACCACAACCGTTCCTGTCTGGTTTCCATCGATATCATAAACGGGAGAGACAACCGAGTGCAGCGTCTTGTCGAACACTTTGATCTCTTCTTTAATGGTTGCCTGCAAGCCCGCCTTGTGAACCAATCCCTTTGTGAGCGTAAATGGATAAAACCCGAGAGTTTCCTGAAAATACTTTTTTGAAATGCTGTCCTCACGCCGCGAAACCCTTAGTATCTTTTTGGCCGCCTGATTCATCACAACGATCTCGTCATTCTTATCGGCCATCAGAACGCCGTCCACCATGCTTTCGACCATTGCGCGAATTTTTTTCCGTTCGATATCAATCAAATCCCGCATGTTGACCACGGCATTAAATGTGAGGCTCAGGAACAGATCCAGAAGCTGCTGATCAAAATAGTTAAACTCGGAGAAATTGGTGGAAAAACAGCCGATGACTCCCGTAATGCGATCTTCGTATTTTAGAGGCAGGAATAAAGAAGATGCGATCGGCGGCGCCGCCGGCTGCGTGGAACAGGTTGTTCCCTCCATTCGCTCTTCCATTTTGGCGTGTTCGACGTCTTTGTTTGTATGGTAAAAAAACTGCTCCACGAGTCGTGACCGGATCCAGGAAAAGTTATCCAGCCCGATATCTTTCGAAAAAAAGACGTGCAGGGTCGTTCCATCCGAGTTTTCTATGAGAGCTGCGGTCGCTTCCTGATCGATCAATTCCGGTACAAATCTGAGGATGGCGTCCAAAATTTCCGAATAGCCGTAGGGATATGCCACGGACCGCGAAAGTTTTTGAATCACCTGGATCGCGCTCAAACGCCGTTCCAGTTCCTGTTTTGCATGTTGCAGTTGCTGATTCTGCTGCTGCAATTCATCCATCTTGAGCATTTCCCCGGTGGAATCATGAAGCAACGCAACCAGCGAATTTCCGCTTGCGCGTGTCAATGTGATCTGCACCATTTTTTCATGGATCCGTACCATTTCTGGAAGAGAAGCGGGGGCGCCCATCATGGCCTCCCGCATTCGTTCAGCAATCCGTAGCCCGACTTCGGCTTCCAGAAGTTCCGGGAAAGTTTGACCGGTCACCGCAATCTCATTCAGTCCAAGCAACGTGCAAGCAACAGGATTTGCGTAAAGAACGCGCTGTGAGGAGTCGAGTTCCAGAACGCCATCAGGCAAAATTTGCATGATCTCAACAAAGTGAGATCTCTCTGCGATCAGGTCTTTAAAGATTTGTGATGCGGGCGAACCCTCCGCAGGTTTGGACTGTGGAGTCTTTTTTATGTCAAGGATCCGTTGGATAACGCCGAGCAGTTTGGGAACGAGATCCGGAAGTTCCCTGGTCAGGGCCGCATCCACGCCGGCTCCAACCAGTTTCTGAAGTTCTTCTTCAGGCATAGTTGAAAGCGCGACAACCGCCGTCTGAGCTGACCCCGGATCTTGTCTCAGATATCTGCAAAACCTGGAACTATCCAATCCGGGCAGGACAAAATCCAACAGGATCAGGTCCGGATGGATCTGTTGGTTGAGTAATAGACCCTCCATCCCGTCAGAGGCTTCAGCTGTTTCGTAGCCTGCTTTTTCCAGAGCAGCTTTGAGATGTTCTCTGAACAACCGGTCATTTTCGACAATAAGGATCCGCGCACCCATGTTATTGCAATCATAACACGCTTATGTAGCACAGGCGTCCCCCCGGTGGAGCACCACAGGCGGGCCGCCTGTGCTACATCGGGTCAAAATGATAAATCCCGCGGATTGCCGGATACTTCGCGTCGCAGGACCCGCATAGGATCGCTGTTTTCGATCGACTTAATTCACCTGAACGGCACCTCGGGCATTGGAATTTTTCAAACAACGTGGAATCGATTTTATGGAACGCATTTTCACCCTGCCGGTCTGAGAAACTTTGTTTCCATCGCAGAACAGACCGTGGTAACCAGTTGTAAATCAGGAGTTTTGCGAGTTCGCCTGTCGAATAAGAGGGCTTTCTGGCTTCTGCAAAATTTACTTTTTGATCCCCTGTGTGGCCACGTTCGAGCGCAACCTGTAAAGCGGACTGCGTGGAAATCTCAATCGACAGGGAAGCGGTTTCCGCATACAGGTAGCTATTCAATTGCTCAAATCTTTCTTCACTCCAGATATGAAGCAGCAGATCATAGTTTTTGTGAAAAAAGTCATGAAACATCTGAGGAATATCGTTCC
Above is a genomic segment from bacterium containing:
- a CDS encoding methyltransferase domain-containing protein, giving the protein MRRSDVLKRLAITKDDFVVEIGSGPAPFPGTKLILEKFPFENLERWGNVKPVAPMVQADALRIPLKDQSCDVLFVSHVLEHMDQPEKFLEEAQRCARRIYLEFPSFYRELMYAWSFHKWVVEIQGFKLLCYRNDIPQMFHDFFHKNYDLLLHIWSEERFEQLNSYLYAETASLSIEISTQSALQVALERGHTGDQKVNFAEARKPSYSTGELAKLLIYNWLPRSVLRWKQSFSDRQGENAFHKIDSTLFEKFQCPRCRSGELSRSKTAILCGSCDAKYPAIRGIYHFDPM